In Streptomyces sp. NBC_01231, the sequence GGCGGTCGCGACGATCCGGCCGCCCGGCCTGAGCGTTCCGGCCGCGAGCAGCGCGTCCGTCGTGCGCAGCACGCTCGCCAGGTTCACCTCCAGTACCGGACTCCAGCGCTCGAAGGGCATGTTGACGAGCCGCCGGTCGCGGGTGATGCCCGCGTTGTGGATCAGGACGTCCAGGCCGTCGGGCAGGGCGGCGGCGATCCGCTCGCCCGCGTCCGCCGCCGTGATGTCGAGGGCGAGCGCGGTGCCGCCGAGCCGTTCGGCGACCCGCCGCGCGTCCGTCGCCGCCTGCGGTACGTCCAGGACGACGACCCGCGCCCCGTCCCGCGCCAGCGTCTCGGCGACCGCCTCCCCGATCCCGCGCGCGGCGCCGGTGACCAGCGCGGTCCGGCCGGCCAGGGGGAGGTCCCAGTCGTCGGGCGCGGTGACCTGCCGGCCGCCCGCCTCGATCACCTGGCCGCTGACGTAGGCGGACTTGGGGGAGAGCAGGAAGCGCAGGGTGGACTCGGCGGCGAGCGCGTCGGCCGACCGGACGAGGTTCACGGTCCTGCCCCGGCCGATCTCCTTGCCGAGCGAGCGCACGAACCCTTCGAGAGCCTGCTGGGCGGCGGCCTGGTGGTGGTCGGCGGCATCGAGCGGGGCGCCGAGCACCACCACCCGGCCGCTGGTGGCGACCGACCGCACGACGGGGTGCAGCGCCGTGTGGACGTCGGCGAGGCCCTCGACGTCCCGGACGCCGGTGGCATCGAGGAGGACGCCGGCGGGACGCTCGGAGGAACGGGTCAGAGCGAGGCCCGTGGCGGTGAGGTCCAGGTCGGACCCGCCCGCGGTGAGGTGCAGCAGATCGCCGCCGAGAGTGGGGTGCTCGGGCGACCAGCGTTTCAGCGGGGCGGGCTGGGGGAGGCCGAGGCGCCGGGTCAGGAAGCGGCCGGGCGTGGTGCCGGTGAAGCTCAGATAGCGGTCGACCATGTCATCTCCCAGCTGCGGTCACTGTCCTTACCCGCTTCCTTACTCTGGAGTAAGGTTACCGAAGGTAAGCCTACGTCAAAGGTGAGGAGCAGGTCGACATGAGCCCCGTGAAACCGCCGGTGGCACGGCGTGTGGCGGTCGTCGCCGGCGCCCGCGTCCCCTTCGCCCGCTCCGACGGGCCGTACGCCACCGCATCGAACCAGCAGATGCTGACCGCCGTACTGGACGGCCTGGTCGAGCGGTGCGGCCTCGAAGGGCCGGGCGCGGTGGGTGAGTTCGTCGTCGGAGCCGTCCTCAAGCACAGCCGTGACTTCAACCTGGCCCGCGAGACCGTCCTCGGCTCGAAGCTGGACGCCCGCACACCGGCGTACGACATCCAGCAGGCCTGCGGGACCGGACTGCAGGCCGTGATCGCCGCCGCCAACAAGATCGCCCTTGGGCAGACTGAGTCCGCGATCGCGGGCGGCGCCGACACCGCGAGCGACGCACCGCTGGGCGTCAACGACCACCTGCGGCGGATCCTGCTGGAGGCGCGGCGGGCGAAGTCGCCGCTCGGCCGGGTCAGGGCGCTCACCCGCGTGCGCCCGTCCCACCTCGTCCCCGACATCCCGCGCAACGCCGAGCCGCGCACGGGACTGTCGATGGGTGAGCACGCGGCCGTGACCGCCCGGCTGTGGGGGATCACCCGCGAGGCCCAGGACGAGCTGGCCGCGCTCAGTCACCGGCGGCTGGCGGCGGCGTACGAACGCGGCTTCTTCCAGGACCTGGTGGTGCCCTTCCGCGGGCTGGCCCGCGACCAGAACCTGCGCCCCGGTTCGACGGCGGAGAAACTGGCCACGCTGAAGCCGGCGTTCGGGCTGGACGCGCCCGACCCGACCATGACCGCGGGCAATTCGACCCCGCTGACGGACGGGGCCGCGGTCGTCCTGCTGGCGTCGGAGGAGTGGGCCGAGGCGCGCGGCCTCGAACCGCTGGCCTACCTCACCACGTACGAGACGGCGGCCGTGGACTTCGTGGGCGGTGATGTGGTCGGCGGCGAGGACGGGCTGCTGATGGCACCGGCCCACGCGGTCCCGCGCATGCTGGAGCGGGCCGGCCTCGGGCTGGCGGACTTCGACCTCCTGGAAGTCCACGAGGCGTTCGCCTCCCAGGTGCT encodes:
- a CDS encoding 3-oxoacyl-ACP reductase; this translates as MVDRYLSFTGTTPGRFLTRRLGLPQPAPLKRWSPEHPTLGGDLLHLTAGGSDLDLTATGLALTRSSERPAGVLLDATGVRDVEGLADVHTALHPVVRSVATSGRVVVLGAPLDAADHHQAAAQQALEGFVRSLGKEIGRGRTVNLVRSADALAAESTLRFLLSPKSAYVSGQVIEAGGRQVTAPDDWDLPLAGRTALVTGAARGIGEAVAETLARDGARVVVLDVPQAATDARRVAERLGGTALALDITAADAGERIAAALPDGLDVLIHNAGITRDRRLVNMPFERWSPVLEVNLASVLRTTDALLAAGTLRPGGRIVATASIAGLAGNAGQTNYGASKAGIAGMVRALAPRALAEHGVTVNAVAPGFIETRMTAAVPLFIREAGRRMNSLAQGGLPVDVAETTAWFAHPASGAVSGQVVRVCGQSLLGA
- a CDS encoding acetyl-CoA C-acetyltransferase; protein product: MSPVKPPVARRVAVVAGARVPFARSDGPYATASNQQMLTAVLDGLVERCGLEGPGAVGEFVVGAVLKHSRDFNLARETVLGSKLDARTPAYDIQQACGTGLQAVIAAANKIALGQTESAIAGGADTASDAPLGVNDHLRRILLEARRAKSPLGRVRALTRVRPSHLVPDIPRNAEPRTGLSMGEHAAVTARLWGITREAQDELAALSHRRLAAAYERGFFQDLVVPFRGLARDQNLRPGSTAEKLATLKPAFGLDAPDPTMTAGNSTPLTDGAAVVLLASEEWAEARGLEPLAYLTTYETAAVDFVGGDVVGGEDGLLMAPAHAVPRMLERAGLGLADFDLLEVHEAFASQVLATLAAWEKRGLGTVDRARLNVAGSSLATGHPFAATGARIVATLAKLLAERGSTGRGLISVCAAGGQGVTAVLERH